The Deltaproteobacteria bacterium DNA window TCGCTCCGGGCCGCGGAAGGTCGCGTGCTCCTGATCGTCGTCGACGGGCTCGACGCGCGCGAGATCACTCCCGAGGTCACGCCGATCCTGGCCCGGGCATGGCAGAGCGCGTCCTGGTGCCCCGGGGTCCGCGGCGTCGCCTCGATGCCGACCCGGACGAACTCGAATCACGCGACCCTCGTCACCGGCGTGGAGCCGGAAGCGCATGGCATCACCGGCAATGCCGTCTGGGATCGACGCACCGGACGTGTTCGCAAGTTGGGGCGCGCTGCCGACCTACAGACGGAGACCATCTTCACCATTGCCCGAAGGGCGAATCGCGGCCTCCGAACCGCCGCCGCCGTCGGCAAGCCGAAGCTCGGCGCGATGTTTGCCGGCGACGACGCGCATCAGGTGCCCCCCGACGAGCTCTGGGACGCCAGCACCGCCTCGGACTCCGCGCGTGACGAGATCACGCGCTACGCCTACGACGGCACCACCCTGGCCGCCGCACGGGCGCTCGTCGAACATGCCGGAGCGGATTTCGTTCTCGTGAATCTCGCCGACGTCGACCGTGTCAGCCACGGGTACGGACCGCAGGCGCAACAAGCCGTCGAGACTCGCCGCCGCACCGACGCGGCGCTCGGCACCTTCCTCGAATGGCTGACGACGCGCCCGGACTGGAGCACGACGACGGTCATCGTCACGGCCGACCACGGCTTCGACGCGATCCGCGAGAAGCCCGTGCGCTTCGCGGAGGTCCTGGCCGCCGCCGATCTTCGCGGGCTCGAGGTGGTCGGCGAGGGAGGAACCGCACACGTGTACCTCACGCGACCCTCGAACCCGAGTCGCGACGCTGCCACGCTCGCCGCCGCGCGACGCGTCGCACTCGGGCAGCCGAGCATCGCCGAGGTCTTGTACGTGCGGTCGAACCCTGCCGACAGTGACACGCGCTACACGCTCGGGGCGATCCATCCGGACTGGCACCTCGGCCACGAGCGCACCGGGGACCTCCTCCTGGTCACGAAGCCAGGATTCCAGATCGTCGACGGCAGCAGGGAGGAGGCCAAGCTGCTCGGTAACCACGGGGGCCCCGCCGAACGCATGGTTCCCGTGATCGCCGTCGGCGGCGCCACGACCTCCGAGCCATCCGGTTGCGAGGACGTGACCTCGGCGGACATCGGACGAACCGTCCAAGCCTGCCTTGGCCTTCCCGAAACGCGCCGCCTCGACGGTCGTCCGATCGCACCGGGAGCGCGCGGACGCGTCCTTCCCGGCATCTGCCCCCCCGTGGCGGTCGTCACGCCGCCCGTCACGGTGCCGTAACGATCCGGTCGTCCTGGAGCCCTCCGCCGCACGGCAACTTCATCGTGCCGTTACATGCAGGGAACGCCGGCGTCACGGAACGACGGGTACAGGCAGGACATGCGGCGTCTCTGGGCTTCTGGTACAGGAAGCGACCCATGACTCAGCGCGGGGACGGCCGCAAGCGCAAGATCCTGGTCGTCGAGGACGAGAAGGACATCCGCGACCTACTCCGTTACAACCTCGAGCAGGATGGGTTCTTCGTCCTCGAAGCCGACGAGGGCGAGCTGGCCCTGGCGTTGGTGAAGCGCGAGCGACCGGCGTTGGTCGTTCTCGATCTCATGCTGCCGGGAATGTCGGGGCTCGACATCTGTCGCGCCCTCCGCCACGACGACGAAACGTCCACGGTTCCGATCCTGATGTTGACCGCGCGTGCGGCCGAAGTCGACAAGGTCGTCGGTCTCGAGATTGGTGCGGACGATTACGTCACCAAACCGTTCAGTCCGCGCGAGCTGCTCGCCCGCATCAAGGCCGTCCTACGGCGCGCGCATGGCCACGACGCCTCGCGGCCACACGAGTTCTTCGAGCGCGGCCGGCTGCGCATCGACTTCGACACCCATCAGGCCTTCCTCGACGGGCAGGAGGTGAAGCTCAGTCTTCGCGAGTTCGAGCTGTTGTCGTTCCTCGTCCGTCACCCCAACCGCGTCTTCGAGCGCACGCAGCTGCTCGATCTGGTCTGGGGTCGCGATACCTACGTCGAGCCGCGTACGGTGGACGTGCACGTTCGACGTCTCCGTACGCGTATCGAGCGCGACGATCGCAAGCCCGAGTTGATCCTCACCGTGCGCGGCGTCGGCTACAAGTTCAACGATGCGGCCCTGGACGCCTAGACTCGTCCTCTATTTCCTGCTGCCGACCCTGGTGACGTTTCCGCTGCTCGTGACGGGCGGATACGTGCTGGCGCGCCACGCGCTGGTCGGGATCGCCGACCAGGTCGCGGGGACCGCGGCCGTCGAGGAGGCACGCGCGATCGGAGCCAGGCTTCCTCCGGATCTCGCCGCCGCCGCGGGTCAGCGCCATTGCCACGACGAGGTCCACGGCAGCGTCGTGCGCTTGACCGTCATCGCGGCCCAAGGACACGTCCTCTGCGACACCGAAGCGGATCCGGCCGGCATGGTGAATCACGCCTCGCGTCCCGAGGTCCTCGAAGCCCTCGCACATGGGGCGGGCATCGCACGACGCGACAGCTCGACGCTGCGACGTCCGCTCCTCTACGTCGCCGTCCGCCTCGGTGACGGCGCGGCCACACGCATCGTCCGAATCGCCATCCCGACCGAGCTCGTGGCCGGCGCGGAGCGCCGCCTCGACGCTATCGTGCTCTGCACCATCCTCGCGACCGCCGTTTTGGCGGTCGTGCCGGCTCTGTACCTCGGGCAGCGCCTGGCCAGGCGTCTGGCCCGTATGGTGGCCTTTTCGCGCGCGGTCGCCTCCGGCGACCTCACCGCGCGCCTCTCGGCCTCGCGCCGCGACGAGCTCGGTGAGCTCGAGCAGAGTCTCGACGAGATGAGCCGCCAGCTCCGGATGTGGCTCACGGGCATGCAGGCGGAAAGCGACAAGGTCCGCGGCATCCTGGGAGCGATGATCGAGGGAGTCGTCGTGATCTCCGCCAACGGCAAGATCATCCTCATGAATCGTCGCGCGGAGGAGATCTTCGGTCTCGATCCGGACACCGACTACCATGGACGTCCGCTCATCGAGACCTGTCGCGATCACGAGCTCCAGGAGCTCCTGCGCGAGACCGTCGCGACCGGCATCCAGGTCTCCCTACGCGAGATCACCCTCGCGGACGAAGCCAAGCGCCATCTCGCCGTCAGCGTCGCGCCGCTCGCGGACCGCATCGGCTTCGTGCTCGTGTTCCACGACATCACGGAGATCAAGCGCCTCGAGACGATGCGGCGCGACTTCGTCGCCAACGTGAGCCACGAGCTCCGTACGCCGCTCACCGCGATTCGAGGCTACACCGAGACGCTGCTGAGCGGGGCCATCGACGACCCGGCTCGGGCGCGGAGCTTTCTCGGCGTCATCGATCGCCACTCGGAACGTCTCAGTCGCCTGATCGACGACCTGTTGACGCTCTCGGATCTCGAGCTCGGCAAGACTCCCGTCAAGAAGGAGGCAGTTCTCCTGGAGTCGCTGGTGGACGAGGCGTTCGAGGTCCTCGGCGCCAGGGCGCGCCGCGGCAACGTCACGCTCGTCACGGAGCTTCCGCCCGGGCTACCGCTCGTGCTCGGCGACGGAGATCGCCTCCAGCAGGTCCTGATCAATCTCGTAGACAACGCCGTGAAGTACACCCCGGCCGGAGGCACCGTCACGATCGGTTCCCGTGTTCCACCGCACCCCGACACGTCGATGATCGAGGTGAGCGTCACCGATACCGGCCTCGGAATTCCCGCGGAGGAAATTCCACGTCTGACGGAGCGATTCTATCGCGTCGACAAGGCGCGCTCGCGCGAGCTCGGCGGCACCGGACTCGGACTCGCGATCGTGAAGCATATCGTGCAAGCGCACCATGGGAAGCTGATCATCACCAGCACGCCCAACGTGGGCACCTGCGTGAAGTTCATCATCCCAAGGTGGAGCGCACGCGAAGAATCGTCCTAGACTCCCGCGCGCGAGATCACGGAGTTCGCGGCACGAAACGCGGAGCCTTCACGGAGCCGGCCACCGCAAACGGCACGATCGCCGATCCCGAGGGATCGAGAAAAGAAGCGACGAGCGCGCCGGACGGCGCGAACTCGCGCACCAGCGCGGGAGGAAGGCGCACCGTTCCGCGCCCTTCGACGTCGCCGTCCGCGCGCACACGGACTTCGCCTCCGGCCACGACCTCGCCAGATGCCACGTACACTCGGGATAGACGCCACACGCCTCGCCGCCAGGCGAAGGCGGCGCGCAACTCGTCGAACGGCAAGTCCGGTCCCGCAAGAAGCGGGGCTGCCGCGGCCAGCGCAAGGTGCGCCGTACGATCCAGCGCGAGCACCTGTACGGGGCCGCCGCCGACAAGGCGACCGCCGCGCACGGCCACGCGGCCATCGAGATGGACGCCGGCGGGAGCACGCTTCACGTCGAAGCGCATCTCGGCGCGACCCTCGATCCGGACTCCGAACGGCATGAGCGCGCTCGCAGAGACTTCGCGGCCCGCCACGGTGAGCACGAAGGGACCGCCGTCGGTCCGCACCATCCCCGTCACGTCGAGCGTGCCGCCGCCGAGCCGGCCACGGAGCGCGATCCGACCCTCAGTATCGCGTAGCTCCATCCCTCCGGTGATACCTTCGAGCGTCGAGGATTCCGAGGCGTCATCCCGGAGTACGACAGTGCCGTCGACGACGTCCACGCGCTCGACGGCATCGAGGGTCGCGAGCACACGATCGGCCACCTCGGGCGCCGTGACGACCGCGATCGCCGGACGCGCCACCTCGAGACGTGGCCGGACGAACACGAGCCGCCGGAGCGACGAGTCGCCCGCAACGAGTGACGCAAGCGCGACGGTTGCCGCGACCTCATCCGCGGTGAAGATATACTTGCCGTGCTCGTAACGTAGGCGCTGCAAACCGACGATGAACGTCCCGGACGGGCCGAGCCGACCGCGGATCGCCTCGATTCGGACGTCGGCGTCGAACCATCGGCTCGCCACACGAGCGACCGCGGAGCTGAAGCCCAGCACCGGACGCCGCGCCGCCACGAGCGCCACGCCGGCAAGCGCGATCGCCAGGGTCGCCGCCCACGCCAGACGGCGCCACGACGAGCGCGGAGGTCGAGTCCCGGACGCTCGTGTCCCCGCGTCGGCGGCACGCGAACCGGTCATTCGCGTCGCGGCCAGACCGGCCGCAACCACATCGAGACAGCTCCGACAACGGGCCACGTGCGGTGCGAGCGCGTCACGCTCGGTCTCGTTCGAGCGACCCTCGAGAAAGGCCCCGAGCCGTTCGTCGTCCGGACACGGATCCGTGTCGCGCACTTCCTCGCTCGTCATGCCGGCCCTCCGAGGAGCCGCCGAAGTCGTTCCAGTAGTCGACTCTTACGTACGTATGCGGCGTTCATCGTGACTCCCAGGATCTCCGCGACGTCGTCGAGGGATCGACCGCGCACCAGGTGCAGCTCCGCCAGCAGGCGATCCTTCGGCGCCAACTGTCCCATCGCCCGATCCAGACGTTCGGCGGCCTCTGCTCCTTGCAAGGCCGCCTCGGGATCGCCCCCCGCGTTTCGGAGCGATCGCCGGAGTTCGATCATGTGCGGCGTATCGTCGTCCAGCGGAACGAGACGCCCCTCGCGTCGCAACCGGTCGATGGCCATCCGAACCGCCACCACCTTGAGCCATCCCGCGAACGAGCATCCGTGTCGTCCCGCGAACGTCCGGAGCTTTCGGCCGTCGTCACGCAACAACGCTACGAATACCTCGTGGGTCAGGTCGTCCGTCAGGTCGCTACGCCCGCGGCTCCGGAAGGCCAGAAACCGCGAGATCGCGTCTCGGACGACACCGCCGAACTCGTCGACCAGCCGCTCTGCGGCACCCGCCTCGCCGGCCAGAAAGGCCTCGAGGACGGGATCCATCCGGTCCGGCCCCCCATCGTCCGGAGACCGATCAGACATGACCGGGATACGTGAAAGATTCGCGCTCCCGGCGCGTCCTGGGGGCATGGACGCAACGGCGTGGAGCATTCTCGGAGCCACCGCCACGGCGGGTCCGTGGGTGGCGCGATGGGCGTATCGAGCGGGTCGACGCACTGGCGGAAGAAAGACGACGCCGTGGCGCCCGATCTTTCAGCTGGTCGACCACCGAACGCATTGCCTCGGTCACGACAGCCGCCGGGTCCGGAGCGATCTCGGCGCCATCCTGCCGCTCTCTCCCGCCGCCTGGACCGAATTGTCGGCGATGCGTCGGCCCGTCCCGGTCTCGCGCATGCCGGTGCGCGCCGCCGCTCGGACACCGTGACGCCGCTCGGCGCCTTCGCGGCCGGGGTGGTCCTGCAAGTCGCCGTCGGCATCGTCGCGTACCATCGGGGATGCCGTCACGGACGCGTCCGACTTCCGGCAAACCTCGTGGGTGAGCTTCGCGACCACAAGCTGCGCTGCCTCGGCGAGGACGCCGGGCGCGTGGACCTCGAGATCGCCCTCTTGTGCGAGCCAGATCTCCAGGCGCCGGGCGTACGGAAGATCACGTCGCGATAGTCAGCCGTTGATCTCGTGGAAGAGGTACGGTGCCGCCTCGGCCATCATCTCCTGCAGGATGGTCTTGAGCCCCTTCTCTCCATCCTCGAGTCGGCCGACGAGGCCGGAGAGCACCGCGAAATAGCGCTCCTTCTGCTCGAGGGTCATCGCCGGCAGTCGATCGTTCATGGCACGCGCGAAGCGCTCGTGCGTCATCCGGATCTGCTCCGCCAGGTCCCGTTCCAGGTCGTCGCTCATGCGTCCTCCGTGCGTGCGGTGACGTCTACGCGTACCGTCGCTGGACGTCCAGCACCCCTATGACGTCCTAGTCATGCAATCGGGAATAGTGCGCACCGACGATTGACTGGCGAAACGCGCGGTCGCAAGACTGCGCGCGTGACGGCGGGACTGGCGGCGGCAGACGGGGAGACGGCGGCGCCCTTCGACATCGACGAAACGCTGGGGCTCCTCGGAACGTCGCCCGCCATCCGCAAGCTCCGAGCGGAGATCCGCGCGCTCGGCCGGAGCGAGTTTCGCGCGGTATTGGTGCAGGGTGAGTCTGGGGTAGGGAAGGAGGTCGTCACCGAGGCGCTCCGGCTCGCCTCTCGCCGCGCCGCCGCGCCCTACGAGGTCTTCGATTGCCCGGCCGTTCCGGAAGATCATCTCGAAAGCGAGTTGTTCGGAACGACGCGCGGCGCCTTTCCGGGCGCCGTCGACAAGGCTGGAGCGCTCGAGCGGGCACACGGGGGCACGGTGTTCTTCGACGAAATCGCCGCCATGCGGCGCGAGCACCAGGCCAAGGTGCTGCGGGTGATCGAGGGAAAGGGATTTCGTCGCGTCGGCGGTAGTCGCGGGATCACGGTGGACGTCGCGGTCATCGCAGCGGCACACGAGAACCTCGCCGCGCTCGCCGCCGCGGGAGCCTTCCGCCACGATCTCTACTACCGTCTGATCCGGGACGGCTGCCTCTCGATCCCGCCCCTGCGCGAACGGCCGGAAGACGTCACGTTCTTGGCGCGCCACTACCTCATGAGTCTCCGAGATCCGGTGCCGCGCATCGAGCCGGCCACGATGCTCCTGCTGATGGATCACCCATGGCCGGGCAACGTCCGCCAGTTGCAAACCGTGCTCCGTATGGCCCTACGGTCCTCCGGCGAGGTCCTCGACGCTGGGACGATGCGAGAGGTTCTGGCGCGGTTCGACGACGCCCCCGGCCATCCAACGATCAGCTCCGCGACCGCGACGCCGCCGATCGTCGCCGAAGGGAGGTTCGCGTCCTCACCGTGCCGGACCTCGCCGGTCGAGACGGACTTCCATGTCGCAACGGCCCGCATGCAGCGCCAGTTGCTCCTGGACGCGTTTACCTCGGCGGCCGGCAACAAGACTGCCGCCGGCATCCTACTCGGCTTCCACCTTTCTCCAGGCGAGCAGCGCGTCGAGGTCCACGACATCACCGACGCACGACGCAATCTCGCCTTGCGCAAGTTTCGCTACTGGTGCGCGCGCCTGGACTTGACCGACTCCCTGGTCCGCCGCGGGCACATCCCGAGCGTCAGGACACCGCCCTGACGCGATCGGAGCGCCGCAGCATTCGACATCCCCCCGGGCGTTCACCTCGCAGAAAGGAAACTCCCATGCAGTCACGGATCCAGCAGCTCCTCACCGCACTCGCCGTCGCGATGATGGTGGGGATCGTCGGAAGCACTCTCGCCTCCGCCGAAGTCGAGCATCGAGTCGACCTCAATACGGCGTCGGCCGCCGAGCTCGCGACCTTGCCCGGCATCGGCGACTCCAAAGCCAAAGCGATCGTCGAGTACCGGGTCGCCGACCCCTTCAGGTCGATCGAGGACCTGAAGAAGGTCAAGGGCATCGGCGACAAGACCTTCGAAGCCCTCAAACCGAGCTTGAAGGTCAGCGACGCGAGCGGGACGAAGTAACGCGAGCACCCATGGCGAAGGGCCGACCGGAACCTCGGTCGGCCCTCGCGACGGCCACGAGTCGACTCGTCACTCGGTCCGGACGATGAAGTAGTGGTCGTTGTCGTTGTTCGCGTTGTTCTTCCAGCTGTTGAAATCCGTATTCTCGTAGGGGCTGGTCCCGGGAGCCGAAGCACCCCAACGCACCTGTCCACCACCGACGGTGTCGTCGATCCCGACGATCCAGAAGACCCCGGCCGGCGTCGGCTTGTTCGACGTCCACCCGACGGTGACCTCCTCGCCTCTACTCGGCGTTCCGCAATCTCCGGTGCCTGCGTCCATGATCGCGAGCGTGTCGACCGTGAAGCCATCGGAGTCGCCGCCGATCTGTTGATCCGGGCAGTACGGAGTGCCGCCAGGGCAGCCGGTGGTCTTGTCGCTCCAGATCTCGAAGTGGATGGTGCCGGTCACGGTCCCGTCTTGTCGTCCGAGACAGAGACCGAGCTCGGCAATCGTCAGCGACGCGGCATTGTTGATGCGCTGCCGAACGACGGTCGTAGGCGGCGTCTCATCGGGAAGGTCGATCCCCCAGTAGTCGCCGAGCGTGGGCGTACTGACGATCGTGTCAGTGGGAGCGGTCGGCGTCGGCGTCGGCGTCGGCGTCTCGGTCGCCGTCGGGGTCGCCGTGGGCGTCGCGGTCTCCGTGGGCGTCGCGGTCTCCGTGGGCGTCGGGGTCTCCGTGGGCGTCGCGGTCTCCGTGGGCGTCGGGGTCGCCGTGGGCGTCGCGGTCTCCGTGGGCGTCGCGGTCTCCGTGGGCGTCGGGGTCTCCGTGGGCGTCGCGGTCTCCGTGGGCGTCGCGGTCTCCGTGGGCGTCGCGGTCTCCGTGGGTGTCGCGGTCTCCGTGGGTGTCGCGGTCTCCGTGGGTGTCTCCGTCGGCGTCGGTGTTTCGGTCGCGCTCGTGGTCGGCGTCGGAGTCTCGGCGACCGTCGCCGTCGGCGTCGGTTCGACAACGCCATTGCAGACCACTGGGTAGGGCGACACGAAGGCCGGCACGGCGCTCCGATCGGAACAGTCCACCGCGTAGGCATTGATGCAGTCGACGCAGTCAACGAGATCGGCGAGCGTGGTGACCGCCCCGTCGCACACCTCCCCGGCGGGGGTCGTGGCGGTTGGACACTGCGTGGCGAACCCGATGGCGGCCGGGGTGAGATCCCCCACGCCGTTGCACAGCTTGTCGGCGCCGCCGCACGCCTTGCAGATGGCAGCGCGCTTCTTGGTTTCGGCTTTCGCGATCGCCGCGGCCGCCTTGCCGTCACCCGGAATGGGGCAGGGATTGGTCGCCTTCTCGGCGTTCACCGCCGTCCAGCACTTCGCGAGCGCCTTTGATCTCGCGGCGAAGAACGCCGCGGTCGCCTTGCCGATCGCTACCTGACACTTGTTCAGGTCCTTCTCGGTCTTGGGGTTGCTCGGAACGAACTCGTCGTACGAGATGCCGACGGCGCGATCCGCCGCCGCTTCCCCGATGCACGTCACGCACGCTGCAACGTCGGCACAATTGGCGATCGCGCCATTGCAGGATCCGTCCTCGAAGTTCGGGCAGGATCCGACGTTCCAGCCGATCTCGACGAGCGTATCGTCGTCGGCCGTCCCGCAGATCTTGTCCTTGCCGCCGCAGGCTTTGGCGATGCTCGATTCCAACTTCGCCGCCGCCTTCGCTATTGCCGGACCGACCTTGGGGTCGGCGTGGCAGTCTCCCGCCGGCAGCTTGCCCCTCACCATCGCCTCTTCGCACTTGACGAGGGCTTTCGCCTTCGCCCGGACGAATACGGCTCCCGCCTTCACGATCGCCGCTTTGCACTTCTGCGCATCGGCGTGCGCCAGCGTTCCGTGGGTAACGACCAGCACGACGACGGCGACGACAAACCTCCGTGGAACAAACAAGCCGGACATGCCACCTCCTCGACCCAGCTGCCTCCGGCAAGAACGTGTAGGGTTGTTCGGCAGCGAAAGTTTCGATCCATATGCAGACACGCTCATGCGGGTGTCAAGTCGAACTCGCGCCCGCGCGGTCAGCAACTCGACCCCGGCACCGGTGAATCGACCACGAGCGTGAGCGGCCCGTCGTTCACGAAACGCACATGCATGTGCGCTCCGAAGCGTCCGCTGGCGACGGAGCGAACCCGGGCGCGCAACTCGTCGACGAAGCGCGCAAACAACGCGGCGGCCGCACCGGCAGCCATCGCGCGATCATAGGATGGCCGGCGCCCTTTGCCACAGTCCGCGAGGAGCGTGAACTGCGAAATCGCGAGAAGCTCGCCATCCGCCTCGATCACGCTCCGCTGCGTCGACGAGGACGGATCGTCGAAGAGACGGAGCCCGACGATCTTGCGCGCCATCCACGCAACGTCGGACTCGCCATCGTCGCGTCCGAGGCCCGCCAGTACCAGCAGACCGGTCCCGATACGCCCGACGGACTCGCCGGCGACGGTCACCTCCGCCTCACGGACGCGCTGGATCACGACGCGCATCGGGCCGCGCCGCAGGTCGCTTGCCGGACGGACACGCCCCAGCTAGGAGAGCGTCCCCCCACCATGCTCCCCCGGCACTGAGCGATGGATTTCGTCGCCCGCATTCTCGGCATGGTCGTCCTCCGGCCGTACGTATTCGTGTTCTTCACGCTGTACCTGGTGGTCGCCGTCAAGCGCCTGGGATGGCGACGCACGGCGATCTTTTCGTTGATCGCGTACGTCGTCGCGTTCGCGGCGGAGTTCTCCTCGACACGGAACGGATTCCCGTTCGGCCTGTACCACTACATCGACGTGACGCGCGACCGCGAGCTCTGGATCAGCAACGTCCCGTTCTGGGATTCCTTGTCGTTCACTTTTCTCTGCTATCTCGGATGGCGTCTCGGTGTGCTCGTCCACGCACCGGTTTCGCTCGAACGCGGCGATGCGCAGGTACTCGAGACCCGTGAGATCGCCACCTCCTGGCGCGCCTGCCTCACCGGCGCGCTGCTGATGACGTGGCTCGACGTCGTCATCGATCCCCTCACGGTGCACGGCGATCGCTGGTTCTTGGGCCGCATGTACTACTATCCCGAAGGGGGCGTCTATTTTGGCGTGCCGCTCAGCAATTTCGCCGGCTGGTTCCTGGTCGGCGTGGTCACGATCAGGGCGTTCCAGGTCTGGGAGCTCCGTTTCGGCCAGGGGCACGATCGCCGCGGCAGGCGGCACGTCCGTTACAGCGCATGGCTCGAGCCGCTCGTGTACCTCGGCATCCTCCTCTTCAATCTGGGTCTGACGTTCTGGATCGGCGAGCGACTGCTCGGTACGGTCGGCACGATGATGTACGTGCCGATCATCGTGCTCTTCGTCCTGCACGTCCGCGATCCGCGCCGGCGGGCGACCGACGTCGAGGTGGAGGCACACCGACGCGGCCAACCGCGCCCCGGCGAACGCTACGCGTCATGACGCGCGAATCCCTGGTCGTGGTGACCGCGGTTCGCACGGAAACGCGGGCGGTGCTGGAGGCGCTCCGGCACGTCCGTCGAGCCGACGTCCGCGGCCTGCGGATCTGGCAGGCGGAATCCCGCGGACGCCCCGTGACGCTCGTGCAGGCGGGGATCGGTCCCGCGCGGGCCCGACGTGCCCTCGAAGCCGTTTCGCCGCCGCATGGTCCCGTCCTGTCCATCGGCTTCGCCGGTGCGCTCGTTGCGGACGCGAAGCCGGGAGACGTCGCGCTGCCGAACTCCGTCCTCTGGGAGGGCCCTTCGAGCCTGCAGCGCTACGACGTTCCCGCGTCGTCATGGCGAAGGATCGACGCGCGCGTGGCCACGATGAATCTCGGCGCGACCCTACGCGGTCCGATGCTCTCGTCTTCCGTGATCGTCGCCTCCCCGGAAGAGAAGCGAGCCGCGAGCCGTCGGACCGGTGCCGTGGCCGTGGAGATGGAAGCCGCGGGACTGGTTCCCGTTGCGTGCGAGCGTGGAGTCGATCTGCTCGTCGTCCGGACCATCCTCGACACCGCCGACGTCTCGTTGGCCGAGTTGCCGGCCGACCTCGACTCGAGCTGGAGCGCCCGAGCCGCGCTCCTCGGCCGTCCACGCGCTTGGCCCTCGGTCTGGGCCGTGGCGCGCCACATCCCGTGCGCCGCGCGGAACCTTCGTACGACCGTGGCGGCCGCCTTGACCGCCCTCTGACGAAGGTGATCACTGCGCCTCAGCTTGCCTGCCCCCCCCGACCGCCCGTATAGTCCAGCCGCCTGACCGCTCGGTCTGGAACCAACGGTCACCACCGGGGGGAGGGGGTCTCGATGCGGTTTCCCGCACACATCACGACCGACA harbors:
- a CDS encoding alkaline phosphatase family protein, with the protein product MEHPRCRLTPIVLAALLSTLLGSLRAAEGRVLLIVVDGLDAREITPEVTPILARAWQSASWCPGVRGVASMPTRTNSNHATLVTGVEPEAHGITGNAVWDRRTGRVRKLGRAADLQTETIFTIARRANRGLRTAAAVGKPKLGAMFAGDDAHQVPPDELWDASTASDSARDEITRYAYDGTTLAAARALVEHAGADFVLVNLADVDRVSHGYGPQAQQAVETRRRTDAALGTFLEWLTTRPDWSTTTVIVTADHGFDAIREKPVRFAEVLAAADLRGLEVVGEGGTAHVYLTRPSNPSRDAATLAAARRVALGQPSIAEVLYVRSNPADSDTRYTLGAIHPDWHLGHERTGDLLLVTKPGFQIVDGSREEAKLLGNHGGPAERMVPVIAVGGATTSEPSGCEDVTSADIGRTVQACLGLPETRRLDGRPIAPGARGRVLPGICPPVAVVTPPVTVP
- a CDS encoding response regulator, whose product is MTQRGDGRKRKILVVEDEKDIRDLLRYNLEQDGFFVLEADEGELALALVKRERPALVVLDLMLPGMSGLDICRALRHDDETSTVPILMLTARAAEVDKVVGLEIGADDYVTKPFSPRELLARIKAVLRRAHGHDASRPHEFFERGRLRIDFDTHQAFLDGQEVKLSLREFELLSFLVRHPNRVFERTQLLDLVWGRDTYVEPRTVDVHVRRLRTRIERDDRKPELILTVRGVGYKFNDAALDA
- a CDS encoding PAS domain-containing protein, which encodes MRPWTPRLVLYFLLPTLVTFPLLVTGGYVLARHALVGIADQVAGTAAVEEARAIGARLPPDLAAAAGQRHCHDEVHGSVVRLTVIAAQGHVLCDTEADPAGMVNHASRPEVLEALAHGAGIARRDSSTLRRPLLYVAVRLGDGAATRIVRIAIPTELVAGAERRLDAIVLCTILATAVLAVVPALYLGQRLARRLARMVAFSRAVASGDLTARLSASRRDELGELEQSLDEMSRQLRMWLTGMQAESDKVRGILGAMIEGVVVISANGKIILMNRRAEEIFGLDPDTDYHGRPLIETCRDHELQELLRETVATGIQVSLREITLADEAKRHLAVSVAPLADRIGFVLVFHDITEIKRLETMRRDFVANVSHELRTPLTAIRGYTETLLSGAIDDPARARSFLGVIDRHSERLSRLIDDLLTLSDLELGKTPVKKEAVLLESLVDEAFEVLGARARRGNVTLVTELPPGLPLVLGDGDRLQQVLINLVDNAVKYTPAGGTVTIGSRVPPHPDTSMIEVSVTDTGLGIPAEEIPRLTERFYRVDKARSRELGGTGLGLAIVKHIVQAHHGKLIITSTPNVGTCVKFIIPRWSAREESS
- a CDS encoding sigma-70 family RNA polymerase sigma factor, producing MLHAVASMPPGRAGSANLSRIPVMSDRSPDDGGPDRMDPVLEAFLAGEAGAAERLVDEFGGVVRDAISRFLAFRSRGRSDLTDDLTHEVFVALLRDDGRKLRTFAGRHGCSFAGWLKVVAVRMAIDRLRREGRLVPLDDDTPHMIELRRSLRNAGGDPEAALQGAEAAERLDRAMGQLAPKDRLLAELHLVRGRSLDDVAEILGVTMNAAYVRKSRLLERLRRLLGGPA
- a CDS encoding sigma-54-dependent Fis family transcriptional regulator, translating into MTAGLAAADGETAAPFDIDETLGLLGTSPAIRKLRAEIRALGRSEFRAVLVQGESGVGKEVVTEALRLASRRAAAPYEVFDCPAVPEDHLESELFGTTRGAFPGAVDKAGALERAHGGTVFFDEIAAMRREHQAKVLRVIEGKGFRRVGGSRGITVDVAVIAAAHENLAALAAAGAFRHDLYYRLIRDGCLSIPPLRERPEDVTFLARHYLMSLRDPVPRIEPATMLLLMDHPWPGNVRQLQTVLRMALRSSGEVLDAGTMREVLARFDDAPGHPTISSATATPPIVAEGRFASSPCRTSPVETDFHVATARMQRQLLLDAFTSAAGNKTAAGILLGFHLSPGEQRVEVHDITDARRNLALRKFRYWCARLDLTDSLVRRGHIPSVRTPP
- a CDS encoding helix-hairpin-helix domain-containing protein; this encodes MMVGIVGSTLASAEVEHRVDLNTASAAELATLPGIGDSKAKAIVEYRVADPFRSIEDLKKVKGIGDKTFEALKPSLKVSDASGTK
- a CDS encoding D-tyrosyl-tRNA(Tyr) deacylase codes for the protein MRVVIQRVREAEVTVAGESVGRIGTGLLVLAGLGRDDGESDVAWMARKIVGLRLFDDPSSSTQRSVIEADGELLAISQFTLLADCGKGRRPSYDRAMAAGAAAALFARFVDELRARVRSVASGRFGAHMHVRFVNDGPLTLVVDSPVPGSSC
- a CDS encoding carotenoid biosynthesis protein, producing MDFVARILGMVVLRPYVFVFFTLYLVVAVKRLGWRRTAIFSLIAYVVAFAAEFSSTRNGFPFGLYHYIDVTRDRELWISNVPFWDSLSFTFLCYLGWRLGVLVHAPVSLERGDAQVLETREIATSWRACLTGALLMTWLDVVIDPLTVHGDRWFLGRMYYYPEGGVYFGVPLSNFAGWFLVGVVTIRAFQVWELRFGQGHDRRGRRHVRYSAWLEPLVYLGILLFNLGLTFWIGERLLGTVGTMMYVPIIVLFVLHVRDPRRRATDVEVEAHRRGQPRPGERYAS